Genomic window (Chryseobacterium bernardetii):
ATGCTCCGGGTGAACGTTTTGAAAGAGTATTAACACGTAGTCCGAAGCTGTTTCAGGAAATTCCGAATAAATATATTGCCAATTATCTCAGAATGTCTCCGGAAACCCTGTCAAGGCTTAAAAAATCTTGAGTTCAATCAAGATTTAGGAATAAAATGATCCTGAAATTTGCAGAAAAACAGTAATGAAAATTTCAACCGCAACATTGTTAGAGGAATTGACGGGCAGAACTGAAAAACATTTGCAATATGCCGGAACTCTTTTACTAAAACCTGAAAATATGCTCAATTTCAGAATAGCTGCCGATAGCTGGAGCATATTGGAATGCCTGGAGCATCTTAACCGTTACGGAAACTTTTATATTCCTGAAATTTCACACAGGATTTCTTCCTCCGCAACAAGTCCAAAAGCAGATTTCAAACCGGGAATTCTCGGAAACTATTTTGCAGGAAGCATGCTTCCCAAAGAAAAACTCAATAAAATGAAAACCCTGAAAGGGATGAATCCTATTCGTAGCCAACTGAATAAAGAAGTTATAAATGAGTTTATACAACAGCAGAAGCAATTACTTGATCTGTTGAAAAAAGCAGAATATGTTAACCTTGAAAAAACGAAAACAGCCATCAGTATTTCAAAATTAATAACCCTGAAGCTGGGAGATACTTTCCGTTTTGTTATCTATCATAATGCAAGACATATGGTTCAAATTGAGAACATTTTAAAGAATATATAAAAGAAAGGGTGTGAGTTCCGGAAAAATAGTAATTTTAATCTAATGGAAATCATACACCAAAAAACAATACAGACTCCACTGGGAGAAATGATTGCCTGTGCAACAGACCAGGGCATCTGTCTGCTTGAATTTACAGACAGAAAGAATATTGAGAAGCAGCTAAAAGCTTTATCAAAACAGTTGAAAGCCGAAATTATAGAGAAAGAACATATCCATTTTCAGCAATTGGAAAAGGAGTTGAAAGAATATTTTGAGGGGAACAGGTCCCGGTTTGAAGTCCCTTTATTGACTACCGGAACAGAATTTCAGGAAAAAGTATGGCAGCTGCTGCGTGAAATCCCGATGGGTGAGATAAGAACATACAGGCAGCAATCTGAACTGCTTGGAAATCCTAAAGCAATCCGTGCTGTAGGAACAGCCAATGGGATCAACAAGATCGCTATCTTAATACCGTGTCACCGGGTGATCGGCTCCAACGGAGAACTGGTGGGCTATGCCGGAGGGATCTGGAGAAAGCAAAAATTATTGGAGCTGGAGAAAGCTATTTTATTTTGATTTTTGTAATTTTAAACAAAAATTTACACGTGAAAAAGTTATTAGCAGCAGTTTGTATTTCAGTTTCAGCATTTGCTTTAGCACAGGATTACTCAGTACCGGCAGTAAGTCCGCGTCAAAGAGTAGAGCAGCAGTTTTCTATGTCTAAAATTACGATCGATTATGGAAGACCGGGAGTAAAAGGACGTAAGATTTTTGGAGAACTGGTTCCTTATGGCCAGGTTTGGAGAGCAGGAGCTAACTCTTCTACAAAAATTACATTTGGGCAGACCGTTAATTTTGGCGGAAAAAATGTTCAGGCAGGAACTTACGGATTATTTATTGTTCCAACTGAAAAAGAATGGAAAGTAATTCTGAACAAAGATTTCCAGCAGTGGGGAGCTTATACCTATGATCCGAAACAGGATGTAGTAGATGTTACAGTTCCGGTAAATAAGCTGGCAGATAAACAGGAATGGTTTGAAATTACCCTGAACCCAACAGATGAAAACTCTGGGAACCTTGTGATAAAATGGGATATGAATCAGGCTGAAATTCCGTTGAAACCAGCGAAATTAGATACGGTGATCAAAATCTCCGATAAGCTGAAAGAAATCCAGAAGATAGAATCAGACTCTAACAAAAAAGGCTAAGCATGAATTTTTCTGTTCAGCCTGTTTTAGAGAATGAAGAATTTAAATTAATCCCCTTACAGCAAGGGGATTTTGAATCTTTATACCAAGTAGCATCAGATCCTAAAGTATGGGAACAACATCCTAACAAAGACCGCTACCAAAGAGAAGTGTTTGAAAATTTCTTTATAGGAGCAATGGAAAGCAAAGGAGCCTTTAAAATTATTGAAAAAGCAACAGGAAATGTGCTGGGAAGCAGCCGTTACTATAATTTTGATGAAAATGACAGCCATATTTTCATCGGCTATACTTTTTATGGAACAAATTCCTGGGGAAAAGGCATCAATCCGAAGGTCAAGAAACTGATGCTGGATTATATCTTCCAGTATGTAGATAAAGTTCACTTCCATATCGGAAAAGAGAATTACCGCTCGCAAAAAGCATTGGAAAAGCTTGGCGGCATCAAAATAGCGGAAGAAGAAGTGGCATATTTTGCCGAACCTGTTCGAACTAATTTTGTATATGAAATTAAAAAAGAAGATTGGTATGAAAAAGTATAAAATACAGCAGTCTCCATTTGTAGTTCCTACTACAGACGGGAAACTGATTGAAGAACACTGGGGAAATTCTACAGGCAATGCTAATGTCTCCATTGCACATATGGTAGCTCCGCCAGATTGGAGCGAACCTCACCAGACCCCTGAATTTGATGAGTTTACCTACATCATTTCAGGGAAGAAACAGTTTGAAATTGATGGAGAAATTGTGACCCTTGAAAAAGGAAGCAGTATTCTTATTGAAAAAGGAGCTAGAATTCGTTACAGCAACCCGTTCT
Coding sequences:
- a CDS encoding cupin domain-containing protein, with protein sequence MKKYKIQQSPFVVPTTDGKLIEEHWGNSTGNANVSIAHMVAPPDWSEPHQTPEFDEFTYIISGKKQFEIDGEIVTLEKGSSILIEKGARIRYSNPFSEPCEYLSICLPAFSMELVNREVEGVD
- a CDS encoding DUF2911 domain-containing protein, which codes for MKKLLAAVCISVSAFALAQDYSVPAVSPRQRVEQQFSMSKITIDYGRPGVKGRKIFGELVPYGQVWRAGANSSTKITFGQTVNFGGKNVQAGTYGLFIVPTEKEWKVILNKDFQQWGAYTYDPKQDVVDVTVPVNKLADKQEWFEITLNPTDENSGNLVIKWDMNQAEIPLKPAKLDTVIKISDKLKEIQKIESDSNKKG
- a CDS encoding GNAT family N-acetyltransferase, giving the protein MNFSVQPVLENEEFKLIPLQQGDFESLYQVASDPKVWEQHPNKDRYQREVFENFFIGAMESKGAFKIIEKATGNVLGSSRYYNFDENDSHIFIGYTFYGTNSWGKGINPKVKKLMLDYIFQYVDKVHFHIGKENYRSQKALEKLGGIKIAEEEVAYFAEPVRTNFVYEIKKEDWYEKV
- a CDS encoding DinB family protein, which produces MKISTATLLEELTGRTEKHLQYAGTLLLKPENMLNFRIAADSWSILECLEHLNRYGNFYIPEISHRISSSATSPKADFKPGILGNYFAGSMLPKEKLNKMKTLKGMNPIRSQLNKEVINEFIQQQKQLLDLLKKAEYVNLEKTKTAISISKLITLKLGDTFRFVIYHNARHMVQIENILKNI
- a CDS encoding methylated-DNA--[protein]-cysteine S-methyltransferase; the protein is MEIIHQKTIQTPLGEMIACATDQGICLLEFTDRKNIEKQLKALSKQLKAEIIEKEHIHFQQLEKELKEYFEGNRSRFEVPLLTTGTEFQEKVWQLLREIPMGEIRTYRQQSELLGNPKAIRAVGTANGINKIAILIPCHRVIGSNGELVGYAGGIWRKQKLLELEKAILF